From one Trachemys scripta elegans isolate TJP31775 chromosome 14, CAS_Tse_1.0, whole genome shotgun sequence genomic stretch:
- the LOC117887554 gene encoding olfactory receptor 14A16-like yields MSNQTTVTEFLLLGFSDVRELQILHFVVFLLLYLASLLGNLLILTAIALDHHLHSPMYFFLMNLSILDFGSISVTIPKSMANSLTNTRSISYSGCVAQVFFYIFFASANFALLTIMAYDRYVAICQPLYYEMVMTRRAFVQMTASAWISGILNSVLHTGNTFAISFCGGNMVDQFFCEIPQLLHLACSDSHLGEVVVISLSVPLFSICFAFIIVSYVQIYKAVLRIPSEQGRHKAFSTCLPHLIVVSLFLFTGTFAFLKPTSNSTSDLNLLVAVLYSVMPPIMNPVIYSFRNKDMKDALNKLIGWRLFRKNKMSIFRH; encoded by the coding sequence atgtccaaccaaaCCACCGTGACCGAATTtcttctcctgggattctctgacGTTCGGGAATTGCAGATTTTACACTTTGTGGTGTTTCTACTGCTTTACCTGGCATCCCTGCTGGGGAACCTTCTCATCCTCACAGCCATAGCCCTCGACCACCACCTTCActcccccatgtacttcttcctgatgaATCTGTCCATCCTAGACTTCGGCTCCATCTCTGTCACCATCCCCAAATCCATGGCCAATTCCCTCACGAACACCAGATCAATTTCTTATTCTGGATGTGTTGCCCAAGTCTTTTTTTACATATTCTTTGCTTCAGCAAATTTTGCCTTACTGACTATCATGGCATATGACCGATACGTCGCCATCTGCCAACCACTGTACTATGAGATGGTGATGACTAGGAGAGCTTTCGTTCAAATGACAGCCAGTGCCTGGATCAGTGGTATTCTCAACTCTGTATTGCACACTGGGAACACGTTTGCGATATCCTTCTGTGGAGGCAACATggtggatcagttcttctgtgaaatcccccagctcctccacctTGCCTGCTCTGACTCACACCTCGGTGAAGTTGTTGTTATTTCTCTTAGTGTGCCTTTATTTTCAATCTGCTTTGCTTTTATAATTGTGTCATATGTTCAGATCTACAAAGCAGTGCTGAGAATCccttctgagcagggccggcataaAGCGTTCTCCACCTGCCTCCCTCACCTCATTGTGGTCTCCTTATTCCTTTTCACTGGCACCTTTGCCTTCCTGAAACCCACCTCCAACTCAACCTCAGATCTGAatctcttggtggctgttctctattCCGTAATGCCCCCAATAATGAATCCGGTCATCTACAGCTTCAGAAACAAGGACATGAAAGATGCACTGAATAAACTGATAGGTTGGAGGTTATTCAGGAAGAATAAAATGTCTATATTTCGCCACTGA